A stretch of Methylotuvimicrobium alcaliphilum 20Z DNA encodes these proteins:
- a CDS encoding transglycosylase SLT domain-containing protein codes for MPPFIADLTPIAQERVVCAISAAVKYEVPANIVLAVAEKEGGKPGQWVRNSNGTYDVGSMQFNTAYLRDLARYGITANDVAAAGCYSFDLAAWRLRMHIRNDKGDLWTKAANYHSRTPRYNAVYRADLIRKALKWADWLDAHFVTLDVTKADTTPSMPLQPIEVQRVTQQTPASSPVSSPAAKQASVRSLSQKNYVPRSISFKTGD; via the coding sequence ATGCCGCCCTTTATTGCCGACCTTACCCCGATAGCACAAGAGCGCGTCGTGTGTGCAATCTCGGCCGCCGTCAAATATGAAGTCCCGGCCAACATCGTCCTAGCCGTGGCGGAAAAGGAAGGCGGCAAGCCGGGGCAATGGGTGCGCAACTCGAACGGCACCTATGACGTCGGCTCGATGCAATTTAATACCGCGTACCTGCGCGACCTGGCACGGTACGGAATCACAGCGAACGATGTAGCGGCCGCTGGATGCTATTCGTTCGATCTGGCCGCTTGGCGACTACGGATGCACATCCGCAACGACAAGGGCGACCTGTGGACTAAGGCCGCCAACTACCACTCGCGCACGCCGCGATACAACGCCGTGTACCGCGCCGATCTGATTCGCAAGGCGTTGAAGTGGGCTGACTGGTTGGATGCCCATTTCGTGACGCTAGATGTAACCAAAGCGGATACAACGCCTTCGATGCCGCTTCAACCGATAGAAGTACAACGCGTAACCCAGCAAACCCCGGCTTCGTCTCCTGTGTCTTCGCCGGCGGCGAAGCAGGCTTCGGTTCGTTCCCTGAGCCAGAAAAATTATGTGCCACGCTCAATTTCCTTCAAAACCGGTGATTAA